A section of the Clostridium sp. TW13 genome encodes:
- a CDS encoding HD-GYP domain-containing protein, with product MKPFKKISVSDLKPGMVTAQDFVINNTNLITKNYLMDMAVINKLNLNYAAYDIYVYCPENSSPHYKEKKRFEALQNSLNDISSCIEETFTFANEKQSISIDQIRSISNDIISLLDSKNNIVKCINLPRDFKKYLYTHSTNVALLSMLIAQWMKLDQKTVSLICHSAMLHDIGKTAIPISILEKKGPLTKSEFKLCETHALKGYEIVKNTPFINPAILQGILFHHERLDGTGYPMHLKEDKIPNFARIIAVADTFDAITSNHAYKQKTSPLHALATIKDCSLNKLDPLICHILIMNIAKFYEGQSIILSNDRIGELIKINMDNLLYPIICVDNEVIDLSKNHSLSIKDFV from the coding sequence ATGAAACCATTTAAAAAGATTTCTGTATCTGATTTAAAACCTGGTATGGTTACAGCCCAAGATTTTGTAATTAATAACACTAATTTAATAACCAAAAACTACTTAATGGATATGGCTGTAATAAACAAATTAAATTTAAATTACGCTGCATATGATATATATGTATACTGCCCTGAGAACAGCTCTCCACACTATAAAGAGAAGAAGAGATTTGAAGCTTTGCAAAATTCTTTAAATGATATTTCATCTTGTATAGAAGAAACATTTACATTTGCCAATGAAAAACAATCCATATCAATTGACCAAATACGATCAATATCAAACGACATAATTTCCCTTTTAGATTCTAAAAACAATATAGTAAAGTGCATAAACCTTCCAAGGGATTTCAAAAAATATCTTTATACTCACAGCACAAATGTGGCTTTGTTATCAATGCTTATAGCTCAATGGATGAAACTTGATCAAAAAACTGTCAGCCTTATTTGTCATTCAGCAATGCTTCATGACATTGGCAAAACTGCTATCCCTATTTCAATTCTAGAAAAGAAAGGACCCTTAACTAAAAGTGAATTTAAGCTTTGTGAAACTCATGCATTAAAGGGATATGAAATTGTAAAAAATACACCTTTTATAAATCCAGCTATATTACAAGGAATCTTATTTCATCACGAAAGATTAGATGGGACAGGCTATCCTATGCATCTTAAAGAAGATAAAATCCCAAACTTTGCCAGAATAATTGCTGTGGCAGATACCTTTGATGCTATAACCTCTAATCATGCATACAAACAAAAGACTAGCCCTTTACATGCATTAGCTACAATAAAAGATTGTTCCTTAAACAAACTTGATCCACTGATATGTCACATTTTAATAATGAATATAGCAAAATTCTATGAAGGGCAATCTATTATTCTTAGTAATGATAGAATTGGTGAGTTAATTAAAATTAATATGGATAATTTATTATATCCTATAATCTGTGTAGATAATGAAGTGATAGATTTATCTAAAAATCATAGTTTAAGCATAAAAGATTTTGTTTAA
- a CDS encoding ABC transporter ATP-binding protein: protein MAVNSIDKDEVISKQSKLTVIRRILSYLKPYKLKVSVIILFMLIVMACSILIPYLLEVAIDTYVANKDLAGLGKMGILLLSVSFIAMILSKFRLLWMNELANKVLVNIRHELYSHIQTLSFNFFDSRPVGKILARVVGDVNSLQNLLNTCITNTIPDLFTLILVVIMMFSLNPKLALSCLAFIPILMISMFFIEIKSTKLWSAFRQKRSNLIAFSHESFSGIKVTEGFNKEKLKEEGFDFHVNEHYNGFVTAVKIQDFFWPVIDISHGLGTVLVLLVGYYLTRSGEISTGVLIAFTMYLGMLWRPITNLANFYTTLISNFSAAERIFDILDMEPTIENVENAEVMPKIKGDIEFEDVTFFYDGNSKALDDVSFTIKAGEKVALVGETGAGKTTITSLISRFYDPQIGRVLIDGHDIKNVDLESLRSQMGIMLQDTFLFSCSVKENIRYGNLNATDEDIIRAAKAVNAHDFIMQLEDGYDTNVNERGSRLSLGQRQLISFARALLANPRILILDEATSNIDTYTERLVQKGIQKLLLGRTSLVIAHRLSTIRDCDKIMVVSHGCITECGTHEELLKLKGTYYSLYIAQYSFLSEGA, encoded by the coding sequence ATGGCTGTAAACAGTATTGATAAAGATGAAGTTATATCAAAACAATCTAAACTGACAGTTATACGAAGAATACTGTCGTACCTCAAGCCTTACAAACTTAAAGTTAGTGTTATAATACTTTTCATGCTAATTGTAATGGCTTGCTCAATATTAATCCCTTATTTGCTAGAAGTTGCAATTGACACCTATGTGGCCAATAAAGATCTTGCCGGCTTAGGTAAGATGGGTATATTGCTTCTTTCTGTTAGCTTTATTGCTATGATATTATCTAAGTTTAGATTATTATGGATGAACGAACTTGCAAATAAAGTGTTAGTAAATATACGTCATGAGCTATATTCTCATATACAAACTCTTTCTTTCAATTTCTTCGACAGTAGACCTGTTGGAAAGATACTAGCAAGAGTTGTTGGTGACGTTAACTCTTTACAAAATCTATTAAACACATGTATAACAAATACAATACCTGATTTATTTACTCTTATATTGGTTGTAATAATGATGTTTTCACTAAATCCTAAGCTAGCGTTAAGTTGTTTAGCCTTTATACCAATATTGATGATTTCTATGTTCTTTATAGAAATCAAATCTACTAAGCTTTGGAGCGCTTTTAGACAAAAACGTTCAAACTTAATAGCTTTTTCACATGAGTCTTTCTCTGGAATAAAAGTTACAGAAGGTTTCAACAAAGAAAAACTTAAGGAAGAAGGATTTGATTTTCATGTAAATGAACATTACAATGGCTTCGTAACAGCAGTTAAAATTCAAGACTTTTTCTGGCCTGTTATTGATATATCTCACGGGCTTGGAACTGTACTAGTTCTTTTGGTTGGTTATTATCTAACAAGAAGTGGAGAAATTTCTACTGGTGTGTTAATAGCTTTTACTATGTATTTAGGAATGCTTTGGAGACCTATCACAAATCTTGCCAACTTCTATACTACACTTATATCTAACTTCTCTGCAGCTGAAAGAATTTTCGATATCTTAGATATGGAACCTACTATTGAGAATGTAGAAAATGCTGAAGTTATGCCTAAGATAAAGGGAGATATAGAATTTGAGGATGTTACCTTCTTCTATGATGGAAACTCTAAAGCTCTTGATGATGTAAGTTTCACAATTAAAGCTGGAGAAAAGGTAGCACTTGTTGGAGAAACAGGTGCTGGTAAAACCACTATTACTTCTTTAATAAGTAGGTTCTATGATCCTCAAATTGGTAGAGTTCTAATTGATGGACATGATATAAAGAATGTAGACCTAGAGAGTCTTCGAAGCCAAATGGGTATAATGCTTCAAGACACCTTCTTATTCTCTTGCTCAGTCAAAGAAAATATCCGTTATGGAAACCTTAATGCAACTGATGAAGATATAATAAGAGCTGCAAAGGCAGTTAATGCTCATGACTTTATCATGCAACTTGAAGATGGATATGATACTAATGTTAACGAGAGAGGTTCAAGACTAAGCTTAGGCCAAAGACAACTTATCTCTTTTGCCAGAGCGTTACTTGCAAATCCTAGAATATTAATATTAGATGAAGCAACCTCTAATATAGATACCTATACTGAGAGACTTGTTCAAAAAGGAATCCAAAAACTACTTCTTGGCAGAACCTCTTTAGTTATTGCTCACAGATTGTCAACAATAAGAGATTGCGATAAAATCATGGTTGTTTCTCACGGCTGTATAACCGAATGTGGTACACACGAAGAACTTCTAAAATTAAAAGGTACTTACTATAGTTTATATATCGCTCAGTACAGCTTCTTAAGTGAAGGAGCATAA
- the murC gene encoding UDP-N-acetylmuramate--L-alanine ligase gives MSFDFIKDKHKKVHFIGIGGVSMSGLAAVLLNKGYKVSGSDSKQSETTDKLKKNGAEIYIGHHEENIKDVDLVVYTAAISKDNPELVAAKNRNIQTMDRAEFLGQIMLGHKYNVAISGTHGKTTCTSMISHITLEANLDPTILVGGDLDLINGNYRIGNSDYFVTEACEYKESFLRFFPYVGIILNIEADHLDYYKDINHIQSAFEKFAALIPEDGYLIGNAEDIRTLKVLETAKCNTISFGIDAGDVRAKNIHFKDNGAACFDVYKDEVKLFSLDLNAPGRHNILNALSAVCVGLIFNIPHTSIMAGLNTFSGAHKRFEHKGSKDSVSVIDDYAHHPTEIKATLGTAKNTAHNNIVCVFQPHTYTRTKTLFKEFTECFDDTDVLVLMDIYAAREKDTGLVSSMELGDALRAKGINCVNVHSHQEAFEYVKSHVSKGDVLLTVGAGDVVKVGDLFLAN, from the coding sequence TTGTCATTTGATTTTATAAAAGATAAGCATAAAAAGGTACATTTCATTGGAATTGGTGGAGTTAGCATGAGCGGCTTGGCAGCAGTGCTTTTAAACAAAGGTTATAAAGTATCTGGCAGTGATTCTAAGCAATCTGAAACTACAGACAAACTAAAAAAGAATGGTGCTGAAATATACATAGGTCACCATGAAGAGAACATTAAAGATGTAGACTTAGTAGTATATACCGCTGCAATTTCAAAAGATAACCCTGAGTTAGTTGCAGCTAAAAATAGAAATATTCAAACTATGGACAGAGCTGAATTCTTGGGACAAATCATGCTTGGTCACAAATATAATGTAGCAATCTCTGGTACTCATGGTAAAACAACCTGTACATCAATGATTTCTCATATAACACTAGAGGCAAATCTTGATCCTACCATATTAGTAGGAGGCGATTTAGACCTCATTAACGGAAATTACAGAATTGGTAATAGTGATTATTTTGTAACAGAAGCTTGCGAATATAAAGAATCATTCCTACGATTCTTCCCTTATGTAGGCATAATATTAAATATTGAAGCTGATCATTTAGACTATTATAAGGATATTAATCACATACAATCAGCATTTGAAAAATTTGCAGCGTTAATACCTGAAGACGGATATCTTATAGGCAACGCTGAAGATATCAGGACTCTTAAAGTACTTGAAACTGCAAAATGCAATACTATAAGTTTTGGTATAGATGCTGGGGATGTAAGAGCAAAAAATATACACTTCAAAGATAATGGTGCTGCATGCTTTGACGTATATAAAGATGAGGTTAAATTATTTAGCCTAGATTTAAATGCACCTGGCAGACATAATATATTAAATGCATTAAGTGCTGTATGTGTAGGATTAATTTTCAATATTCCTCATACTTCTATAATGGCAGGCTTAAATACCTTCAGTGGTGCTCACAAGCGCTTTGAACATAAAGGTTCTAAAGACAGTGTTTCTGTAATTGATGATTATGCACATCATCCTACAGAAATAAAAGCAACTCTAGGGACAGCAAAAAATACTGCTCATAATAATATTGTCTGTGTATTCCAACCTCATACCTACACTAGAACTAAAACTCTTTTCAAAGAATTCACCGAATGTTTTGATGATACTGATGTTTTAGTTTTAATGGATATTTACGCAGCTAGAGAAAAGGATACTGGGCTTGTAAGCTCTATGGAGCTTGGTGATGCATTAAGAGCAAAAGGCATTAATTGTGTTAATGTTCACTCTCATCAAGAAGCTTTTGAATATGTGAAGTCACACGTATCTAAAGGTGATGTATTATTAACAGTTGGGGCTGGAGATGTTGTTAAGGTAGGAGATTTATTCTTAGCTAACTAA
- a CDS encoding phosphopentomutase, translating into MIKRVIFIVLDSVGIGALPDADKYGDVGANTMGHVAKFNGGLKLPNMEALGLGNIDNIENLNSVKNPIGVFGRLHEASNGKDTVTGHWEMVGVKSEVAFPTYPNGFPDELIKMFEEKTGRKVIGNKPASGTAILDELGEEHMKTGALIVYTSADSVFQIAAHEEIVPLEDLYKYCEIAREMLTGEYSVARVIARPFLGTPANFTRTPNRRDYALLPPHKTALDILKDKGVRVMAVGKIEDIFSGMGITDAVHTKDNMDGVDKTLDYMRNSDSGLIFTNLVDFDMKWGHRNDAKAYGEGLEAFDLRLKEIMDTMTDEDVLFITADHGCDPTFPGTDHTREYVPFLAYGKQLKSGHNLGTKAGFYTIGQTILDIFNADKLENGESILTELLK; encoded by the coding sequence ATGATAAAGAGAGTTATATTTATAGTACTTGATAGCGTTGGTATTGGGGCTCTACCTGATGCTGATAAATATGGTGATGTTGGTGCCAATACCATGGGTCATGTCGCTAAATTTAATGGAGGATTAAAGTTGCCTAATATGGAAGCGTTAGGCTTAGGTAATATTGATAATATCGAAAATCTTAATTCTGTTAAAAACCCAATAGGCGTATTTGGTAGATTACATGAAGCTTCAAACGGGAAAGATACAGTAACTGGCCATTGGGAAATGGTTGGAGTAAAATCCGAAGTCGCATTTCCTACATATCCAAACGGATTCCCAGATGAATTAATAAAAATGTTCGAAGAAAAAACAGGCAGAAAAGTAATCGGAAATAAACCTGCTTCTGGTACTGCTATCCTTGATGAACTTGGTGAAGAACACATGAAGACAGGAGCATTAATAGTTTATACATCTGCAGATAGTGTTTTCCAAATTGCTGCTCACGAAGAAATAGTTCCTCTAGAAGACTTATACAAGTATTGTGAGATTGCTCGTGAAATGCTTACAGGAGAATATTCTGTAGCTAGAGTTATTGCAAGACCTTTCTTAGGAACTCCAGCAAACTTTACAAGAACTCCTAACAGAAGAGATTATGCTCTACTTCCTCCACACAAAACAGCTTTAGATATATTAAAAGATAAAGGCGTAAGAGTTATGGCTGTTGGTAAGATTGAAGATATTTTCTCTGGAATGGGGATAACTGATGCTGTTCATACAAAAGATAACATGGATGGTGTAGATAAAACTCTAGATTACATGAGAAATAGTGATTCTGGACTTATCTTTACAAACCTTGTAGACTTCGATATGAAGTGGGGTCATAGAAATGATGCCAAAGCTTATGGTGAAGGTCTTGAAGCTTTTGACTTAAGATTAAAAGAAATTATGGATACTATGACTGATGAAGATGTGCTTTTCATCACTGCTGATCATGGTTGTGATCCAACCTTCCCTGGTACTGATCACACTAGAGAATATGTTCCTTTCCTAGCTTATGGCAAACAATTAAAATCTGGTCATAACCTAGGAACTAAAGCTGGTTTCTATACTATAGGTCAGACTATACTTGATATCTTTAATGCAGATAAACTTGAAAATGGTGAAAGTATATTAACAGAACTATTAAAATAA
- a CDS encoding ABC transporter ATP-binding protein codes for MELFQKYIKKYTLSFVVPILAMILCIIADNLSPYIQKILVDKAFKDGNTKLLFTLLTILFVVAITRSIAAYVKEYLFDIVSLKISRSIRQDLFKKIQSFEFSYFDGMNTGELMSRMSEDTDIIWQTISFGLRLFVESILCFGLSLTMMLFLDWQLGLACLVALLPIGFLNLRFHKKLSTNYDAISDQTAQINSTAQQNISGVRLVKSFAREKHEILKFLNINNVYYDLNVKLSKVTSTYLPLMDFLTNISLVVMIVFGGYLAIKGQITLGTLLAFSSYVLTLVNCSRMVGNVTSLLAQNKASSEKIFTILNKEPEILSESNSYSPDEIKGDIEFRNVSLKYNTEEDAVLKNINLNIPAGSTVAIMGTTGAGKSSLLSLIGRYYDPCEGEILIDGVNVKNWDLNLLRSKMSIVFQDTFLFSDTIENNIKFSNGDLSKEDLITVSEKACAYNFINSFEDGFDTLIGERGLGLSGGQKQRLSIARALARNGKILILDDATSALDMETEFTLLKNLNQNYDVHPTTFIIGHRISAVKNADIILFMENGHVVEYGNHDELLAKKGYYYDIYCDQFKDFDMLESEVG; via the coding sequence ATGGAATTATTTCAAAAGTACATTAAAAAGTACACTTTATCATTTGTAGTGCCAATACTAGCTATGATCCTTTGTATTATCGCTGATAACTTATCACCTTATATTCAAAAGATACTAGTTGATAAAGCATTTAAAGATGGTAACACTAAACTATTATTTACCTTATTAACTATACTTTTTGTGGTTGCAATAACTAGAAGTATAGCAGCTTATGTGAAGGAGTATTTGTTTGACATAGTGTCACTAAAAATATCTCGTTCTATACGACAGGACTTATTTAAGAAAATTCAAAGTTTTGAATTCTCATATTTTGACGGCATGAATACTGGGGAACTTATGTCTAGAATGAGTGAAGATACAGATATAATCTGGCAAACTATTTCCTTTGGACTTAGACTTTTTGTTGAAAGTATTCTTTGCTTTGGATTAAGCTTAACCATGATGCTATTTTTGGATTGGCAACTTGGATTAGCTTGTTTGGTAGCTCTTCTTCCTATAGGATTTTTAAATTTAAGATTTCATAAGAAGTTATCAACAAACTATGATGCAATTAGTGACCAAACAGCTCAAATAAATTCAACCGCTCAACAAAACATTTCAGGTGTTAGATTGGTAAAATCCTTTGCTAGAGAAAAGCATGAGATTTTAAAATTCTTAAACATCAATAATGTTTATTATGATTTAAATGTGAAACTTTCAAAAGTAACAAGTACCTATCTTCCACTTATGGATTTCCTAACAAACATCTCATTAGTGGTAATGATAGTATTTGGTGGTTACCTTGCAATTAAAGGACAAATCACTCTTGGTACCTTACTTGCATTCAGTAGCTATGTTTTAACACTAGTTAACTGCTCAAGAATGGTTGGAAACGTAACTTCACTATTAGCTCAAAATAAAGCTTCTAGCGAAAAGATTTTTACCATTTTAAACAAAGAACCAGAAATTTTATCAGAGTCTAATTCTTATAGCCCTGATGAAATTAAAGGAGATATAGAATTTAGAAATGTTAGTTTAAAATACAATACAGAAGAGGACGCTGTATTAAAAAATATAAACTTAAATATTCCTGCTGGAAGCACCGTTGCTATCATGGGAACTACAGGTGCTGGTAAGTCTTCTTTATTAAGTTTGATTGGCAGATACTATGATCCTTGTGAAGGAGAGATTCTTATCGATGGCGTTAACGTTAAGAATTGGGACTTAAATCTACTAAGAAGCAAGATGTCTATAGTATTCCAAGACACCTTCTTATTCTCTGATACTATTGAAAACAATATAAAATTTTCTAATGGTGATCTTTCAAAAGAAGATTTAATAACTGTAAGCGAAAAAGCTTGTGCTTATAACTTCATTAATTCTTTTGAAGATGGTTTTGATACCCTAATTGGAGAAAGAGGATTAGGTCTTTCTGGTGGACAGAAACAAAGATTATCAATAGCAAGAGCTCTTGCTAGAAATGGTAAAATCCTAATTCTAGACGATGCTACTTCTGCTTTGGATATGGAAACTGAATTTACTCTTCTTAAAAATTTAAATCAAAATTACGATGTCCATCCTACTACCTTCATAATAGGTCATAGAATTTCAGCAGTTAAAAATGCAGATATTATTCTATTTATGGAAAATGGACATGTAGTTGAATACGGTAATCATGATGAGTTACTTGCAAAAAAAGGCTACTATTATGATATCTACTGTGATCAATTTAAAGATTTCGATATGTTAGAAAGTGAGGTTGGATAA
- a CDS encoding YdcF family protein, with the protein MKRNILKKKKVRVSLTVILLICLMFQGYIWWIPVMTEAKTSDAIIVLGCQLHGEIPSAFLRERTLKAAQLYKQNKGKYIIVSGGQGPGETISEAEGMKRILLQEGIPESSIILEDKSRNTNENIKNSKQILDKMNLKSVIVVSNDFHLRRAKVLCDKNNLSASYSGVFVKQYIFKEVYGAIREMPGIIKDVLFN; encoded by the coding sequence ATGAAGAGGAATATTTTGAAAAAGAAAAAAGTGAGAGTATCATTAACTGTTATTTTATTAATTTGTCTTATGTTTCAAGGGTATATATGGTGGATACCAGTTATGACTGAGGCTAAAACTAGTGATGCCATAATAGTTTTAGGTTGTCAACTTCATGGAGAAATCCCTAGTGCATTTTTGAGGGAGAGAACATTAAAGGCTGCTCAATTATATAAGCAAAATAAAGGAAAGTATATAATTGTTTCAGGAGGTCAGGGACCGGGGGAAACTATTTCTGAAGCAGAAGGCATGAAGAGAATATTGCTTCAAGAAGGTATTCCTGAAAGTTCAATAATATTAGAAGACAAATCAAGGAATACAAATGAGAATATTAAAAATTCAAAGCAAATATTAGATAAGATGAATTTGAAAAGTGTAATAGTAGTCTCCAATGATTTTCATTTAAGAAGAGCAAAAGTTTTATGTGATAAAAATAATTTGTCAGCTAGTTATTCAGGAGTATTTGTGAAACAATATATTTTTAAAGAAGTTTATGGAGCTATTAGGGAAATGCCAGGAATAATTAAGGATGTATTATTTAACTAG
- a CDS encoding purine-nucleoside phosphorylase, with protein sequence MDLSTKLQNSAEFILTKTKFKPEIGLILGSGLGAIADQIENAEYYNYSEIPNFPVSTVEGHAGKLVIGNFQGKQVVAMQGRFHFYEGYEMNDVTFPVRVMKLLGVKTLIVTNAAGAVNAEFNPGDLMLISDHINLSGRNPLMGKNLDEFGPRFPDMSNAYDKDLRNKVKEIAKSINVTLQEGVYAMFSGPTYETPAEVRMARILGGDAVGMSTVPEVVVANHCGLKVIGVSCMTNMAAGILDQPLCHEEVMETSNKVKETFINLMTNIIKNI encoded by the coding sequence ATGGATTTATCAACGAAATTACAAAACTCTGCTGAGTTTATATTAACTAAAACAAAATTCAAACCTGAAATTGGGCTTATCTTAGGATCTGGTTTAGGTGCTATTGCTGATCAAATTGAAAATGCTGAATATTATAATTACAGCGAAATTCCTAACTTTCCCGTATCTACAGTAGAAGGCCATGCTGGAAAACTTGTTATAGGTAACTTCCAAGGAAAACAAGTTGTTGCTATGCAAGGTAGATTCCACTTCTATGAAGGTTATGAAATGAACGATGTTACCTTCCCTGTTAGAGTAATGAAACTTTTAGGTGTAAAAACTCTAATAGTTACAAATGCTGCTGGTGCTGTTAATGCAGAATTTAATCCAGGAGACTTAATGCTTATTTCTGATCATATAAACTTATCAGGAAGAAATCCATTAATGGGTAAAAATCTTGATGAATTTGGACCTCGTTTCCCAGATATGTCAAACGCTTATGACAAAGACCTTAGAAACAAGGTTAAAGAAATTGCTAAGAGCATTAATGTAACATTACAAGAAGGTGTATACGCTATGTTCAGCGGTCCAACATATGAAACTCCTGCTGAAGTTAGAATGGCAAGAATTCTAGGTGGAGATGCTGTTGGTATGTCTACAGTACCTGAAGTAGTTGTTGCAAACCACTGTGGTTTAAAGGTTATAGGTGTCTCTTGCATGACTAACATGGCTGCAGGAATCCTTGATCAACCTTTATGTCATGAAGAAGTAATGGAAACTTCAAATAAGGTAAAAGAAACTTTCATAAATTTAATGACTAATATAATTAAAAATATATAA
- a CDS encoding LacI family DNA-binding transcriptional regulator: MAVTINDIAKEAGVSLATVSRVLNDSGYVKDETKKRILGVIEKHNYSPSAIARSLSKNITNTIGVILPDITNPFYGEIIRGISEIADKNNLNILLCDSNESAEKELKAIKALKDQRIRGLLLTPTSVDNDLNSDYSKAIYNSNIPTVLVDGYLRYSNFNSVLVDNLKGAFDATEALINAGHREIGILTGRMTSVHSKDRFKGYQKALMLNNIPINEDYIFYGDYTFNSGYMQAKEFLKLNPRPSSIFICSNQMTLGALKAFKEDGLDIPRDLSIITFDKIEILSALGLNISCVNGDSCEIGKLGMQILIDELNNSDGCKQRNVTLTPELMLLGSEKKF; the protein is encoded by the coding sequence ATGGCAGTTACAATTAATGATATAGCAAAAGAAGCAGGCGTATCGCTTGCAACAGTTTCTAGAGTTCTTAATGACTCTGGTTATGTAAAAGATGAGACTAAAAAGCGTATTCTAGGTGTGATAGAAAAGCATAACTATTCTCCTAGTGCTATTGCTAGAAGCTTATCTAAAAATATAACTAATACAATAGGCGTAATTCTTCCGGACATAACAAATCCATTCTATGGAGAAATCATTAGAGGCATAAGCGAAATTGCTGATAAAAATAATCTTAATATTTTGTTATGCGATTCAAATGAAAGTGCTGAAAAAGAATTAAAAGCCATTAAAGCTTTAAAAGATCAAAGAATACGTGGATTATTGCTTACTCCAACATCAGTAGATAATGATTTAAACAGCGACTACTCTAAAGCAATATATAATTCAAATATTCCTACTGTTCTTGTAGATGGATATTTAAGATATTCTAATTTTAATTCAGTATTAGTTGATAATCTTAAAGGCGCTTTCGATGCTACCGAAGCCCTAATTAATGCTGGGCACAGAGAAATTGGAATATTAACTGGTAGAATGACATCAGTTCATTCTAAGGACAGATTCAAAGGATACCAAAAGGCACTTATGTTAAATAATATCCCTATTAATGAAGATTACATATTTTATGGAGATTATACTTTTAACAGTGGTTATATGCAAGCCAAAGAATTCTTGAAATTGAATCCTAGACCTTCTTCAATATTTATATGTAGCAACCAAATGACCTTAGGTGCATTAAAAGCTTTTAAAGAAGATGGGTTAGATATTCCTCGAGACTTATCCATAATAACTTTTGATAAAATAGAAATCCTTAGTGCTTTAGGCTTAAATATCAGTTGTGTTAACGGTGATAGTTGTGAGATTGGCAAATTAGGAATGCAGATACTTATAGATGAACTAAATAATTCTGATGGATGCAAGCAGAGAAATGTAACCTTAACACCTGAACTAATGTTATTAGGTTCAGAAAAGAAATTTTAA
- a CDS encoding M24 family metallopeptidase: protein MNKGRVNRLIDEMKNQGLEQMLVSSPASIFYLTGKWIEPGERMLALYININGASKLLVNELFPIHEDLGVEILWHNDTKNPIDDLLKVVHKDKKLGVDKNWPAHFLISLMERNGANGYANGSKIVDTIRMRKDEQEKELMRKASKLNDEAIDKVIKNLSMNKTEKQVCREIGESFEEMNTQGNSFAPIVGYGANGADPHHDSDASLPKAGDTVIIDMGCRNENYCSDMTRTVFLGEPTEEGKKVYNTVLEANRAGIAAVKPGVRFCDIDKAARDVIEKAGYGKYFTHRTGHSIGIEVHDFGDVSAVNKAKVEPGMIFSIEPGVYLSGNLGVRIEDLVMVTEDGCEVLNNYTKEMIVL from the coding sequence ATGAATAAAGGAAGAGTGAATAGATTAATAGATGAAATGAAAAATCAAGGTTTAGAACAAATGCTAGTGTCATCCCCAGCATCAATATTCTATCTTACAGGAAAATGGATTGAACCAGGTGAAAGAATGCTTGCTCTTTATATTAATATAAATGGAGCAAGTAAACTTTTAGTGAATGAATTATTCCCTATACATGAAGATTTAGGAGTTGAAATTCTTTGGCATAATGATACTAAGAATCCAATAGACGATTTATTAAAAGTAGTTCATAAGGATAAAAAACTTGGAGTTGATAAAAATTGGCCAGCTCACTTTCTTATAAGTTTAATGGAGAGAAATGGAGCTAATGGTTATGCAAATGGTTCTAAGATAGTTGATACAATAAGAATGAGAAAAGATGAACAGGAAAAAGAGCTTATGAGAAAAGCTTCCAAGTTAAATGATGAGGCAATAGATAAAGTAATAAAGAATTTATCTATGAATAAAACTGAGAAACAAGTTTGCAGAGAGATTGGTGAAAGCTTTGAAGAGATGAACACTCAAGGTAATTCCTTTGCACCAATTGTAGGATATGGAGCCAATGGAGCAGATCCACATCATGATTCAGATGCTTCTCTTCCTAAAGCAGGAGATACAGTTATTATAGATATGGGCTGTAGAAATGAAAATTATTGCTCAGATATGACAAGAACAGTTTTCTTAGGTGAACCTACTGAAGAGGGAAAGAAGGTTTATAACACAGTATTAGAAGCAAACAGAGCAGGTATAGCTGCTGTAAAACCTGGTGTAAGATTTTGTGATATAGATAAGGCTGCTAGAGATGTTATTGAAAAGGCTGGTTACGGAAAATACTTTACACATAGAACAGGACATAGTATAGGAATAGAGGTACATGATTTTGGTGATGTAAGTGCTGTGAATAAAGCAAAGGTAGAACCAGGAATGATATTCTCAATAGAACCAGGAGTTTATCTATCAGGAAATCTTGGAGTTAGAATAGAAGATTTAGTAATGGTAACAGAGGATGGTTGTGAAGTTTTAAATAACTATACTAAAGAGATGATTGTGCTGTAG